Part of the Polyangium spumosum genome is shown below.
GCGGAGCCGGCGACCCTCCTCGATCCGACGGCGCCGGTGGGAGCGGCGGAGACGGCGCCGGCGGCGCGGGTGGCGCCGGTGGCGCGGGTGGCACAGGTGGCACAGGGGGAATGGGCGGCTCCACGCCCGGCTGGGCGCTGCCCGCGTGTGAATCGGTGAGCGGCACGTCCGCCGTCACCTTCACGCTCGATGAAGGGAAAAACCTCGCAATGACCGCGGGGGAGCTCCAGGGGATCGGGTACACCTACGGGCTCGCGGCGCTCGATACGCCGAACACGTTGCTCGCCGAGCACAAGGGCGAGCTCCTGCGCTCCGAGGACGCCGGCTGCACCTGGAGCGTCGTGGGCGCGCTCGCGGGCAGCATCTTCAGGATCACGGCCGCGAAGGGGGGCCTCGCGTATGCGTGGGCCGAGAACGGGGCGGGGTTTTATCGGATCGATGAAAACGGCCCCCAGGCCTTCACCACGCCCGCGCCGAACATCATTGGCCTCGGCGTCGATCCGGCCGACGGCAAGCACCTGCGCATCGGCGACGCGAGCGGCAGCCTGCACGAATCCCACGACGGCGGCGAGACCTGGTCGAAGCAGGGCACCCCGCCCGCCTCGGGCAGCGTCATCGGTTATCGATTCGCCTTCGATCCCGCGAACCTCGACCACGTGCTCTGGGGCGAGAGCGTGAACGGCGGCGCCGTCAGCTTCGACGGCGGCGCGACGTGGCAGAAGAGCGCGGGCCTCGGCGCGAACGGCGCGAACCTCTTCTCGATCGCCGTGTCCCCCGCGGCGAGCGACGTCGTCTGGGCCGAGGCGCTCGAAATGGGCCCGGACATCCGCCACATCCACCGATCGAAGGACGGCGGCAAGACGTTCGAGGTGGTGGTCACGGAGTCTGCGGAGGTCGACCTCATCAATGGCACGTTGATCGTCCCGCACCCGACCGACGCGGCCGTGCTTTATTTCGTCTTCGGCACGGGGTACAACGATTACGGGACGGACCTCTTCCGGTACGACCATGGGACCGGCGTGGTCACGAAGACGCACAACGGCTACGACGGCGTATCGGCGATCGTCGCGTCGCCCGCGGACCCGAAGCTCTTGTATCTGGGGCTCACGGTCGAGAATGGGGGCGGCTAGGCCGCGGCGACGGGCCCGTCGCTAGAAACATTGCGGATCCGGGCGATCCCACTCGCCCCACATGTTGAACACCGTGTTCTTGCAGCGGGTCGGCGGCCCCCAGTCGAGGACGGGCGTCTGGGCGCAGGCGGCCTCCCAGTTCGCGCCGCGGGGAATGTTCCACAGGATCGCCGAGAATTGCCGGAACCCCGTCGACTTGCAGCCGTCGTCCTTCAACGCGCCCCAGTTCACCGCGTGGGCCTGCGAGGACACGAGGAAAACCAGGCCGAAGACGGCACCGACGAGCAATCGAAACATGACTCCTCCTTCAACGCCTCACGGGCGCCTTCGACAGACGATGGAGTCGGGCGCTCGGGACCACAAGCCTTCGATGGCTGCTTGTGCACCGACGCGTCGACACTACGTACATCCAAAGGCGGGAGGGAGGATGTATGGCGACGAATTCATCGACATTCGCAGCCTCGTCGGCGGCGCGGCTCGTGTTTCTCGGGGGCGTCCTGCTTTTCTCGTTGATGAGCGGATCGGCGTCCGCGGCGGCGTGCCGTGACCTCGACTCCGTCAAGCAGAGCGCCGACCCGTCGCGGAACACGGCGATGGGTGGACATCTCACGCAGCACATCCTCGGCATGCGGCCTCCGCCGGGGACGTCGCAGGTCGGAAAGACGCTGTTCTCGGAGAGGGGCAAGTTCGAGCTTGCCTGGAGAGTCTACATGAACACCGTCACGAACCCGAGGACCTGCTCGGGCCGCGGGGTCATTCAGGTCTTCGACCTCGGCTTTCCGATCGACGCCTTCTCGTGCAGGAGGGCGGACGGCAATGGGCAATGCACGGACTGGGCCTCGTACCACGCGACCCAGGTCAGCGTCGCCTTCCTCTTCGTGAACGGGTCCTGGATCTTGAATACGGCGTTCCCGATGCCGATCGATTGATCTCTGTCACCGATTCCGGTGCATGACCACGCCGACCTTGCCGAGCTGCGCCTCCCACCCCGTGTTCATCAGCACCATGTAGCCGAGCTGCTGCGCCGCTCCGGTGAACGCCTTCATGTCCTCGATGTCGCGGATCCCGTACGTGAAGCACTTGCCTTTCCTGTCCGGCAAGAATCCGATGAGGGGGAGGTCGACATCCTTGACGTAAGGCCGCCCCGTCTCGTCGCTGTGATGGCACATGTTCCGGAGGGGCAGCCCCGTCATCGCGCCGATGACCGAGTTCAATAGCTGCGCGATCAGGAACACGCGGTTCGTGATATTGCCGAGCTGCGGATGCTCGTTCGCGAGGATGCCCGTGTTGCTCGACGCGCCCGCGAACCTGTTGTCCTCGTGGATCGGATCGAAGTCGCGGATCATCGGCCAGACCGTGAAGAGATCGTAATCGCCCGTGATGACCGAATAGGGCGAGCGGGGGTTGTCGGCGTAGGGGTTGATCATCCCCATGACGTGCTCGTACCGCTGGCCGAAATCGCGGCTGTACTGGTGAGGTCGGCCGAGCGTCTCCTGCCTCAGCCCGCCTCGGGTGTACGTGGTGGTGTCGAGGCAGAGGGCCCACATCGGCT
Proteins encoded:
- a CDS encoding sialidase family protein, whose translation is MGGSTPGWALPACESVSGTSAVTFTLDEGKNLAMTAGELQGIGYTYGLAALDTPNTLLAEHKGELLRSEDAGCTWSVVGALAGSIFRITAAKGGLAYAWAENGAGFYRIDENGPQAFTTPAPNIIGLGVDPADGKHLRIGDASGSLHESHDGGETWSKQGTPPASGSVIGYRFAFDPANLDHVLWGESVNGGAVSFDGGATWQKSAGLGANGANLFSIAVSPAASDVVWAEALEMGPDIRHIHRSKDGGKTFEVVVTESAEVDLINGTLIVPHPTDAAVLYFVFGTGYNDYGTDLFRYDHGTGVVTKTHNGYDGVSAIVASPADPKLLYLGLTVENGGG
- a CDS encoding anthrax toxin-like adenylyl cyclase domain-containing protein — translated: MRLNLPADRAALDLVGFPHSHGPAFERVAVQERCVIMSRAVGEACTQLIEEGYQTKGYRIHAKSCTWGPMAGFVCLDPRFNKKGLDGAKSNANEHMESFANKNVAHDRQWKANTGPIYISDERIQWLRAHGQLGVPRHAPTLKGIDLVLGTYHFNGIEPIHYALIKNHHHIPPGARKPMWALCLDTTTYTRGGLRQETLGRPHQYSRDFGQRYEHVMGMINPYADNPRSPYSVITGDYDLFTVWPMIRDFDPIHEDNRFAGASSNTGILANEHPQLGNITNRVFLIAQLLNSVIGAMTGLPLRNMCHHSDETGRPYVKDVDLPLIGFLPDRKGKCFTYGIRDIEDMKAFTGAAQQLGYMVLMNTGWEAQLGKVGVVMHRNR